The sequence GCCGAGGAGCCCGCATGACCACCGCCCCCGCCGCGCCGGCCGTCCTCCCCGACGGGTCCGCGGGCTCCTCCCCGTACCAGTCGTACGTGTACGCCTACCCGCACAAGACGGCGTACCGCGAGCTGCCCGACCGGCCGCCGCTGCGCGAGCTGTGGACGGGCGAGCCGCAGCACGCGCTCTCGCTCTACCTGCACATCCCGTTCTGCGAGGTGCGCTGCGGCTTCTGCAACCTGTTCACCCGGATCGGCGGCCCGGACGGACTCACCACCGCCTACCTGGACGCGCTCGAGCGGCAGGCGGGCGCCGTCCGCGCGGCACTGGACGAGGGGGCCGGGTTCGCGCTGGCCGCGTTCGGCGGCGGCACCCCGACGTATCTGAGCGCCGCCGAGCTGGAGCGGCTCTGCGACATCGCCGAGCACCGGATGGGGGCCGACCTGCGAGCGATCCCGCTCTCGGTCGAGGCCTCGCCCGCCACGGCCACCGCCGACCGCCTCGCCGTCCTGGCCGGGCGCGGCACCACACGGCTGAGCCTGGGGGTGCAGTCCTTCGTCGACGCCGAGGCCCGCTCGGCCGTCCGGCCGCAGAAGCGCGCCGAGGTCGAGGCCGCGCTGGGCCGGATCCGCGACGCCGGGTTCCCGGTGCTCAACATCGACCTCATCTACGGCATCGACGGCCAGACGGAGGCGAGCTGGCTCCGGTCGCTGGACGCCACGCTCGCCTGGCGGCCCGAGGAGCTGTACCTGTACCCGCTGTACGTCCGGCCGTTGACCGGGCTGGCCCGGCGCGGGGAGGCGGAGTCCCCCGCCCAGTGGGACACCCGGCGGCTCGCGCTGTACCGGGCCGGCCGCGACCACCTGCTCGCCCACGGCTACGAGCAGGTGTCGATGCGGATGTTCCGCCGGGCGGCCGCGCCGCAGGCCGGGGTGAGCGAGTACGCCTGCCAGACGGACGGCATGGTCGGCCTGGGGTGCGGCGCCCGCTCCTACACGTCCCGTCTGCACTACTCCTTCGACTACGCGGTGGACGCGACGGAGGTGCGCCGCATCATCGACGACTACGTGGCGACCCCGGCGTTCGACCGCGCGGTGGTCGGCCGGGCGATGACGCCGCAGGAAGCGCGGCGCCGGCATCTCGTGCAGTCGCTGCTCCAGGCGGAGGGCCTGGTGCTCGCCGACTACCGGGACCGCTTCGGCAGTACCCCGGCCGAGGACTTCCCGGCCGAGTTCGCGGCCTTCGCCGCGCGCGGCTGGCTGGCTGAGGACACCCCCACCGCTGGCGGCACAGCCGGTCCCGCCGCGCGGCTCCGGCTCTCCCCGGAAGGTCTGGCGCACTCGGACGCGGTCGGCCCGATGCTGTTCTCCCCCGAGGTCCGCGCGCTGATGGCGGAGTACGAGGCGAAATGACCTTCCTCGGCATGCCCGCCCCCGGACCCACGCCCGGGCCCGCCCCGGCGGGACCGGCGCCCACCCCGTCCACGCCGTCCGGCCCGCTCGACCTCAGTCTGCTCTACCGGGGTCCGCTGGCCTCCTGCGACTACGACTGCCCCTACTGCCCGTTCGCCAAGCGCCGCGACACACCCGAACAACTCCGCTCCGACCGGGCCGCGTTGGAGCGGTTCACCGGCTGGGTGGCCGGACGCGGCGGGTCCGGGGACACCCTCTCGGTGCTGTTCACCCCCTGGGGCGAGGGGCTGGTGCGCTCCTGGTACCGGCGGGCCATGGTCGAGCTGAGCCGACTGCCGCACGTGCGGCGGGTCGCGATCCAGAGCAACCTCAGCTGCCGCACCGCGTGGCTGGCCGAGGCGGACCTCGACACCCTCGCGCTCTGGGTCACCTACCATCCCGGGCAGGTCGAGCACGGGCGCTTCCTCGCCAAGTGCCGCGAGCTGGACGCCCTCGGCGTGCGGTACAGCGTCGGCGTGGTGGGGCAGCCGGAGCACCTCGCGGCGGCCCGGAGGCTGCGCGCCGAGCTGTCCCCGGCGGTCTACCTGTGGATCAACGCCGCCGAGGGCCGGAGCTACACCGACGCCGAGGCGGCCGACTGGACCGCCCTCGATCCGCACTTCGGGTACAGCCGGCACGCCCACCCCAGCGCCGGCCGGGCCTGCCGCACCGGTGAGTCCGTGGTCTCGGTGGACGGCGACGGCACCGTCCGCCGCTGTCACTTCGTGCCCGAGGAGCTGGGCAACCTCTACGACGGCTCGTACCGGGCCCGGCTCGGCCCGCGGGCCTGCCCGCTGCCGGTCTGCGACTGCCACATCGGCTATGTGCACCTGGAGACGCTGCCGCTGTACGACGTCTTCGCGGGCGGTGTGCTGGAGCGGATCCCCCACTCCCGGTGACGCCGCCGGCACGCTGCGGGGTACCTCCTCCCCGACCGCGCCCCGGCCTGGCCGGGGCCCGGTGCACGTACCTACGCTGGAGGGAGGAGGAGGCGATCAGCATGCTTGGAGACGCACCCTTGGTGGCGATGATTCCCGCCGCCGACGTGGCCCGGGCGAAGGCTTACTACACCGACACCCTCGGCCTCGAGCTCAAGGACGCCGGTCCGCACGGCGAGCTGACTTTCGTGTGCGGCGGCACCGAGTTCGGCATCTACGAGACACCCAGCGGCGGCCAGGCCGCCCACACCCTGGCCAGTTTCGAGGTGTCCGACCTGAACGCGGAGATGGCCGGGCTGCGCGGCAAGGGCGTCGTGTTCGAGGACTACGACATGCCCGGCCTGAAGACGGTCGACGGTGTCGTCGAGGACGAGGGCATGCGTGCCGCCTGGTTCAAGGACTGCGAGGGAAACATCCTCTGCCTGCACCAGCGCACCGCCGGCTGACCCGGTTCGAAGGGCCCGCCCGCACCTGACCGAGCCGGGCCCGACCCGACACGACCCGACACGACCGAACCGGCCCGAACCGGTCCGAACCGGTCCGGCCCCGGTGAGCACATGCCTCCGGCCGGGCACCGCGCTGCGCGGTGCCCGGCCGGGGAGCGGGGAAGGGAGTGCCGCGGCGGGCGTCAGCCCTCGGCGGCGAGGCCCGGAACGGCGGTGTCGAGGGCCTCCGTCACCTGGTCCAGCAGCACCCGCAGGGTGGCCAGCTGTTCGACCGGGAGCCCGGTCGCGACCAGCAGTCGGCGCGGCACCTGTCCGGCCCGCTCGCGCATCGCGGAGCCCTCTCCGGTGAGGCTGACGGTGACCGAGCGCTCGTCCTCCGGGCTGCGCTTCCGATGCACCAGTCCGGCCGCCTCCAGCCGCTTGAGCAACGGGGACAAGGTCCCCGAGTCGAGTCGGAGGTGTTCGCCGATCCGTTTCACCGGCAGTTCGCCGTGTTCCCAGAGCACGAGCATCACCAGGTACTGCGGATAAGTCAGGCCAAGATCCTTGAGCAACACCCGGTAGACACCGCCGAAGGCGCGGGAGGCCGCGTTCAGCGAGAAGCAGATCTGTCGGTCCAGGAGGAGCAGGTCGGCATCGTCGGGAAGGTCGGGCAGCACGGTCATGGGTCCATCGTAGCGACGACATGCACACCATTTAGTTGTGCGCAATTGAATGGTGTGCTCTACTTGCTCTCGGGAGGCGGTCCGAACGGGCCGCCGGACCACCACTTCGTACGCAGGACGGAAGGGAACGGACCATGGACGCGCTCTACACCGCAGTCGCCACCGCCAACGGCCGGGAGGGCCGCACCGTCAGCTCCGACGGTCAGCTGGACCTCGCGCTGGCGATGCCGCCCGGCCTCGGCGGCAGCGGTCAGGGCACGAACCCCGAGCAGCTGTTCGCCGCCGGCTACGCCGCCTGCTTCGCCAGCGCCCTGGGCCTCGTCGGCCGACAGGCGAAGGTGGACACCGGCGAGATCTCGGTGACCGCCGAGGTGTCCATCGGCAAGGACGCCGAGGGCTTCGGCCTCGCGGTGGTGCTGCGGGTCGAGCTGCCCGAGGCGCTCGCGGGCGAGACCGGCCAGCTGCTGGTGAAGAAGGCCCACGAGGTGTGCCCGTACTCCCGCGCCACCCGCGGCAACATCCCGGTCGAGCTCGTCGTCGAGTAGTCACCGGCGGAGCCGGCACCGGCCCCGACCACCGACGGAGCCCCGTCGCGCGGCGGGGCTCCGTCGCGTCAGCCGGATCCGGCGGGCGGCGGCGGGGGCGGATCCGGCGGACCGGACGGCGGCACCGCCGGACCGGTCGACCGGCCGGACGACGGCGGGAACGGGGGCGGGGCCGGGGGCGGTGGACCGGACGGCGGCGGGACCGCTGGACCGGCCTCCGGCGGCCCAGCCGCACCCCGCAGGACGTCCAGGCGGTGCCGGTACTCCTCCGCGTCGATCTCGCCGCGCGCGAATCGCTCCGCCAGAACCTGCTCGGCCGCCGGCCAGGCCGGCGGAACTCCGCCCGCCGGGCCACCCGGGCCATTCGGAGCCCCGCCCCACACTCCCTTCGGCGGTGGTGGACCGGCGACCCTCGACCTCCGGGCCAGCAGCACCGCGACGACCACCAACGCCACCACGACCAGCAGCAGTCCCAGCGCGAACAGGCCCAGACCCCAGGGCCCGACACCATGGCCGTAGTCGTGGCCGTTCCAGTGCCTCATCACGACCTCCTCACCACCCCGGTCCATGAGCGGCCGCCACGACCGACGACCCGCCCCGGGGCGCTCGGCGCCTCACCACCATCGTGCGCTCCCGTCCGTCGGAGCGGCGTGAAGAGAGCGTGGAGAGGGCCCTCGCCGGGCGGGCCGCAAGCCGGAGAGCGCCGGAGGGCCGCCGAGCATACGCCTCCGGGAGGCCACCGGACCGGGAATGCCCTCGGCCCCGGACCGCCGCCCACCCGGCCGGGTAGCGTTCGCCCCATGAACCACCACCCGCCGGCCGACGACCGCGAGCGCCTCGTCGCGGCCGGGGTGCTGCTCCGCTACGCGGACCACCGCCCGCACCCGGCACTGGGCCACTCCACCATCGGCTACGTCTCGACGGCGCTCTGGTACGAGCTCACCGCACTGGCCATCTCCCCCGACGCCGCGGCGGCCACGGCGCAGGCCCTGCTCCGCGCCATCGCCACCGACGCGGTGGACGCGGCCCTCGCACCCGGGAACGAGACCGCGCCGCGCGACGACCTCTACGTGACCCACCCCGCGTACATCGGCCCGCACCGCCGCACGGTCTGGTTCCAGCGCTCCGGACCGCGCGGCCTGGTGACGGCGATGTTCCCGCCGTAACCGGCCGGGACCCGCGCCCCGGCCTGGCCCGGCCCGGCCCGGCCCGGCCTGGCCTGGCCGCGGTCACCGTCGCCTCAACGCCGCTCCGGGGCCCGATGCCCGCGCACGACCCGCGACGCGCCGCCCACGGGGCGGCCCCGACCCGCTCCGGCCGCCCGACCGGTCACCCACCGCCCTTCGCGACCGGCCCGCCCCGTTCGATCCGCAGACTGTGGCAGATCCAGCTGAGCAGGTCGGTCCCGAAGATCGGCGGCCGGTCGTGGTAGGCACCGTCCGCGACGGACAGGTTGACGATCAGGTAGGCGTGCCAGTCGGCGCCCACACCGCGCCGGTCGGCGTGGATCAGGGTGCCGTCGACGAACCAGTCCACCGAGTGGGCCCCGAAGACCGTCCGCAGGTCGAAGGTCGCGCCGGGGGCTATGCCGGCCTCGGCCCCGTGCCAGTAGCGGTAGCCGCCCCCGACGTGGTTGGAGATCTCCAGCAGGTCCGGGTTGTCGGGGTGGTACTCGAAGACGTCGATCTCGTTGCCACCGTCCCGCCAGGTCCAGATGGCCGGCCAGGCGCCGAGCTGGCTGGGCAGGGTGACGCGCGCGCTCAGCACGTCCCCGGTGCGGACCTGGAAGCCCTCGGGACTGCCCTCGGTGGTCAGCAGATTGCACGTCCAGAGGTCGCCGCCGTGGCGCCGGACGGCGGTGAAAACCCCGCCGGGGCAGTAGGCACGGCTGAGGAAGTCGAGTTTGTGGTCACCCCGGTTGGTCGGCCCCATCCGGGGATAGGCGCTGCTGCGCCCCGCGATCCACTGGCTGGTCGATGTGAAGTCCGCGTCGAACACGACGGCCACGGCTGCCTCCCCAGGTCACCGGCGGCGCGGCGGCCCGCTACCGCCGCACACGCAGGGTGATATGCCCAGTACGCAGCGCAATATTCGAAGCGGACGCTCCGGATCCAGCCGACCGCCGATCGAACGGGGTGGCGATGGGCGGCGGGCGCGGGCGTACTGGGTCAGCGGACCGGCGCAGGCGCGTCGCTCCCGCGCGCACTGCCGCCACGCGCGCCCCCGGCCCGGCCGTCCGCCCCGCGTCCTCCGGTGCCCGCCCCCGGGCCCTCGCCGCCCGCCCCGGAGCCTCCGTCTGCCCCGCCCGAGCCCGAGCCCCCGTCCGCACCGCCCGGGGAGTCGTCCTCCGGGCCCAGGCCGCCGAAGCTGTCGGCGCTCAGCCGGTCGGTCACCGACACCACGCCGTCCACCGAGCGGCAGAGGTTCAGCACGATCGGCACCAGGTGCGGCTCCGGCACCGTGCCACTGAGCACCACCCGGCCCTGCTCGACCTCCACCCCGACCAGGGCCG comes from Streptomyces sp. TLI_053 and encodes:
- a CDS encoding STM4012 family radical SAM protein, with translation MTTAPAAPAVLPDGSAGSSPYQSYVYAYPHKTAYRELPDRPPLRELWTGEPQHALSLYLHIPFCEVRCGFCNLFTRIGGPDGLTTAYLDALERQAGAVRAALDEGAGFALAAFGGGTPTYLSAAELERLCDIAEHRMGADLRAIPLSVEASPATATADRLAVLAGRGTTRLSLGVQSFVDAEARSAVRPQKRAEVEAALGRIRDAGFPVLNIDLIYGIDGQTEASWLRSLDATLAWRPEELYLYPLYVRPLTGLARRGEAESPAQWDTRRLALYRAGRDHLLAHGYEQVSMRMFRRAAAPQAGVSEYACQTDGMVGLGCGARSYTSRLHYSFDYAVDATEVRRIIDDYVATPAFDRAVVGRAMTPQEARRRHLVQSLLQAEGLVLADYRDRFGSTPAEDFPAEFAAFAARGWLAEDTPTAGGTAGPAARLRLSPEGLAHSDAVGPMLFSPEVRALMAEYEAK
- a CDS encoding STM4011 family radical SAM protein yields the protein MTFLGMPAPGPTPGPAPAGPAPTPSTPSGPLDLSLLYRGPLASCDYDCPYCPFAKRRDTPEQLRSDRAALERFTGWVAGRGGSGDTLSVLFTPWGEGLVRSWYRRAMVELSRLPHVRRVAIQSNLSCRTAWLAEADLDTLALWVTYHPGQVEHGRFLAKCRELDALGVRYSVGVVGQPEHLAAARRLRAELSPAVYLWINAAEGRSYTDAEAADWTALDPHFGYSRHAHPSAGRACRTGESVVSVDGDGTVRRCHFVPEELGNLYDGSYRARLGPRACPLPVCDCHIGYVHLETLPLYDVFAGGVLERIPHSR
- a CDS encoding VOC family protein, whose translation is MLGDAPLVAMIPAADVARAKAYYTDTLGLELKDAGPHGELTFVCGGTEFGIYETPSGGQAAHTLASFEVSDLNAEMAGLRGKGVVFEDYDMPGLKTVDGVVEDEGMRAAWFKDCEGNILCLHQRTAG
- a CDS encoding MarR family transcriptional regulator produces the protein MTVLPDLPDDADLLLLDRQICFSLNAASRAFGGVYRVLLKDLGLTYPQYLVMLVLWEHGELPVKRIGEHLRLDSGTLSPLLKRLEAAGLVHRKRSPEDERSVTVSLTGEGSAMRERAGQVPRRLLVATGLPVEQLATLRVLLDQVTEALDTAVPGLAAEG
- a CDS encoding organic hydroperoxide resistance protein yields the protein MDALYTAVATANGREGRTVSSDGQLDLALAMPPGLGGSGQGTNPEQLFAAGYAACFASALGLVGRQAKVDTGEISVTAEVSIGKDAEGFGLAVVLRVELPEALAGETGQLLVKKAHEVCPYSRATRGNIPVELVVE
- a CDS encoding SHOCT domain-containing protein, giving the protein MRHWNGHDYGHGVGPWGLGLFALGLLLVVVALVVVAVLLARRSRVAGPPPPKGVWGGAPNGPGGPAGGVPPAWPAAEQVLAERFARGEIDAEEYRHRLDVLRGAAGPPEAGPAVPPPSGPPPPAPPPFPPSSGRSTGPAVPPSGPPDPPPPPPAGSG
- a CDS encoding family 16 glycosylhydrolase, producing the protein MAVVFDADFTSTSQWIAGRSSAYPRMGPTNRGDHKLDFLSRAYCPGGVFTAVRRHGGDLWTCNLLTTEGSPEGFQVRTGDVLSARVTLPSQLGAWPAIWTWRDGGNEIDVFEYHPDNPDLLEISNHVGGGYRYWHGAEAGIAPGATFDLRTVFGAHSVDWFVDGTLIHADRRGVGADWHAYLIVNLSVADGAYHDRPPIFGTDLLSWICHSLRIERGGPVAKGGG